In Gopherus flavomarginatus isolate rGopFla2 chromosome 5, rGopFla2.mat.asm, whole genome shotgun sequence, one DNA window encodes the following:
- the RTN1 gene encoding reticulon-1 isoform X4 — protein sequence MATASTAIDLLYWRDIKQTGIVFGSILLLLFSLTQFSVVSVIAYLALAALSATISFRIYKSVLQAVQKTDEGHPFKAYLEMEMSLSQDQIQKYTDCLQLYVNSTVRELRRLFLVQDLVDSLKFAVLMWLLTYVGALFNGLTLMIMAVVSMFTLPVVYDKYQAQIDQYLGLVRTHINTVMAKIQAKIPGAKRKAE from the exons CTATCGACCTGTTGTACTGGCGTGACATCAAGCAGACAGGGATAGTGTTCGGAAGCATCCTGCTCCTGCTCTTCTCTCTGACCCAGTTCAGTGTGGTCAGTGTTATTGCCTACCTGGCACTAGCTGCTCTCTCAGCCACCATTAGCTTCAGAATCTACAAGTCAGTTTTACAGGCTGTACAGAAGACTGATGAAGGCCATCCATTCAA AGCCTACTTGGAGATGGAAATGTCTCTCTCACAGGACCAGATTCAGAAATACACAGACTGTCTCCAGTTGTATGTGAACAGCACAGTCAGAGAGCTGAGGAGACTCTTCCTTGTCCAGGACCTGGTGGATTCCTTAAAA tttGCAGTACTAATGTGGCTGCTGACTTACGTTGGAGCGCTCTTCAATGGCCTGACTCTTATGATCATGG CTGTGGTCTCTATGTTTACTCTACCTGTTGTATATGACAAGTATCAG GCACAGATTGATCAATACTTGGGACTTGTGAGGACCCACATAAACACTGTCATGGCAAA GATACAGGCGAAAATCCCAGGCGCTAAGAGAAAGGCAGAGTAA
- the RTN1 gene encoding reticulon-1 isoform X3 produces the protein MQASADSTKMDCLWSNWKCQAIDLLYWRDIKQTGIVFGSILLLLFSLTQFSVVSVIAYLALAALSATISFRIYKSVLQAVQKTDEGHPFKAYLEMEMSLSQDQIQKYTDCLQLYVNSTVRELRRLFLVQDLVDSLKFAVLMWLLTYVGALFNGLTLMIMAVVSMFTLPVVYDKYQAQIDQYLGLVRTHINTVMAKIQAKIPGAKRKAE, from the exons CTATCGACCTGTTGTACTGGCGTGACATCAAGCAGACAGGGATAGTGTTCGGAAGCATCCTGCTCCTGCTCTTCTCTCTGACCCAGTTCAGTGTGGTCAGTGTTATTGCCTACCTGGCACTAGCTGCTCTCTCAGCCACCATTAGCTTCAGAATCTACAAGTCAGTTTTACAGGCTGTACAGAAGACTGATGAAGGCCATCCATTCAA AGCCTACTTGGAGATGGAAATGTCTCTCTCACAGGACCAGATTCAGAAATACACAGACTGTCTCCAGTTGTATGTGAACAGCACAGTCAGAGAGCTGAGGAGACTCTTCCTTGTCCAGGACCTGGTGGATTCCTTAAAA tttGCAGTACTAATGTGGCTGCTGACTTACGTTGGAGCGCTCTTCAATGGCCTGACTCTTATGATCATGG CTGTGGTCTCTATGTTTACTCTACCTGTTGTATATGACAAGTATCAG GCACAGATTGATCAATACTTGGGACTTGTGAGGACCCACATAAACACTGTCATGGCAAA GATACAGGCGAAAATCCCAGGCGCTAAGAGAAAGGCAGAGTAA